The following coding sequences lie in one Trypanosoma brucei gambiense DAL972 chromosome 7, complete sequence genomic window:
- a CDS encoding RNA-binding protein, putative translates to MNKLTFTPLTDGEEFSARRGRGHKSAPISLIIDNTCRVYITQIPFSRIERDGVNALRSEFEAFGPVEAYKMFTDRSGRFIGTVLCTYRNPADASAAVQHMNDQNIDGSILKVSLSRDHGVVLLHNADGGEQSHAGGNDSVDGKWKHDRYHDGTQESTDSVRGGRGFGRGHSFPFRNGRGGPHMRRGGGRGRGLGGRSSGFPGRDVDEAFERYIASRDAQRRAGSPNENEGDPTGEVACETEAAEVVCEVVGDIGNDSAQVPEADNAPAEAVAGNEES, encoded by the coding sequence ATGAACAAACTTACATTTACGCCACTTACAGATGGTGAAGAGTTCTCCGCGAGGCGTGGGCGTGGCCATAAATCTGCTCCAATAAGTCTTATCATCGACAACACTTGTCGCGTGTACATAACACAAATTCCCTTTTCTCGCATCGAACGTGATGGCGTCAATGCCCTCCGATCTGAATTTGAGGCGTTTGGCCCTGTGGAGGCATATAAAATGTTTACTGACAGGTCTGGGCGCTTCATCGGCACCGTGTTATGTACGTACCGTAACCCAGCAGATGCCAGTGCGGCCGTTCAGCACATGAATGATCAAAATATTGATGGAAGCATTCTTAAGGTTTCGCTTTCACGCGATCATGGAGTCGTTCTACTGCATAATGCCGATGGTGGTGAGCAGAGTCATGCCGGTGGTAATGATAGTGTCGACGGCAAGTGGAAGCACGATCGATATCATGATGGTACGCAAGAAAGCACCGACTCTGTACGGGGAGGAAGAGGTTTCGGTAGGGGACATTCCTTTCCGTTCCGCAATGGGCGAGGAGGCCCTCACATGAGGCGCGGGGGTGGCCGTGGGCGGGGTTTGGGTGGGCGTAGCAGCGGTTTCCCGGGACGTGATGTGGATGAGGCGTTTGAGCGGTACATCGCCTCGCGTGACGCACAGCGCCGTGCAGGTTCTCCTAATGAGAATGAAGGAGACCCAACCGGTGAGGTTGCTTGTGAAACGGAAGCGGCTGAGGTTGTATGTGAGGTAGTTGGTGACATTGGTAATGACTCCGCGCAGGTACCTGAGGCAGACAACGCCCCTGCTGAGGCTGTTGCAGGAAATGAAGAGTCGTAA
- a CDS encoding electron transfer protein, putative, whose amino-acid sequence MAALRYLLAPRRALVTPFLKSVTCVSSGGIFSSQRPHTFPVLWHAVRTHSNDSGERSKPLTLHVQLPCGTVRTLTAYEGQTLLDVAMEHGLPIEGACGGSCACSTCHVYLENDEAMELFDEATDEENDMLDMAFFPQSTSRLGCQLTLRQQKHDGLKISLPKATRNMYVDGHTITPHH is encoded by the coding sequence ATGGCTGCTTTACGCTACTTGCTTGCTCCACGGCGAGCTCTTGTCACTCCTTTTCTCAAGTCGGTGACTTGTGTGAGCAGCGGTGGTATTTTCAGTAGTCAACGACCTCACACATTCCCTGTTTTGTGGCATGCCGTTCGAACCCATAGCAACGACAGTGGGGAACGTAGCAAGCCGCTAACGCTTCATGTGCAATTGCCCTGCGGTACTGTGCGGACACTGACAGCATATGAAGGACAGACACTGTTGGATGTTGCGATGGAACATGGACTCCCGATTGAGGGAGCGTGCGGTGGCTCTTGCGCCTGCTCCACGTGTCACGTGTACCTAGAGAATGACGAGGCTATGGAGTTGTTTGATGAAGCTACCGATGAAGAGAATGATATGCTTGACATGGCTTTTTTCCCTCAGTCGACGTCGCGATTGGGTTGTCAACTAACTTTGCGGCAACAGAAACACGACGGATTGAAGATTTCACTTCCTAAGGCGACAAGGAATATGTATGTGGACGGCCACACCATAACCCCTCATCACTGA